A portion of the Tepidisphaeraceae bacterium genome contains these proteins:
- a CDS encoding glycoside hydrolase family 52 protein, translated as MNQPTPTTTMPIIDFNAQHSPMGAFMSFTCGHFGAGGGIGMEIGRPADQNLSVGVKHGDRRSVAPIVCLPFTHGSAAATGNAATGNAPKSNQDRI; from the coding sequence ATGAACCAGCCAACACCGACTACCACGATGCCGATCATCGACTTCAACGCGCAGCACTCGCCCATGGGGGCGTTCATGAGCTTCACGTGCGGCCACTTCGGCGCCGGTGGGGGCATTGGCATGGAAATCGGCCGGCCGGCCGACCAGAACCTGTCTGTGGGCGTGAAGCACGGTGACCGCCGGTCGGTGGCGCCGATCGTCTGCCTGCCGTTCACGCACGGCAGCGCCGCAGCAACCGGCAACGCCGCGACTGGAAACGCACCGAAGTCGAACCAAGATCGCATCTGA
- a CDS encoding carbohydrate ABC transporter permease: MNTPNELQWTLIVLAAAFVALLLVSRRWATNYARTVVLIGVGTVMLLPFAWLVCAAFKDAAVLNDYTFLPPVDKISNKTVNLKNFETLLGEKQTVQGPVNFWRYVANSLFLASAGTFISLVFSSMGGYALAKYRFAGRGPLITFMLASMTIPGVVLLAPNFEIIWRLGWMDTYKALLVPGCVSAFGIFLFRQAIIGVPNDLIEAGRIDGCSEFRIYMTLIMPLVRPMTGAFCLISFLGAWNAFLGPNIFLQSQQKLTLPVVLNQYIGEYSQQYGVFLAGTLLAIIPPAVLFLSLQREFIGGLTSGAVKQ, encoded by the coding sequence ATGAACACGCCCAACGAACTTCAGTGGACCCTGATCGTGCTCGCGGCCGCGTTCGTCGCACTGCTGCTCGTGTCGCGCAGGTGGGCCACGAACTACGCCCGCACGGTCGTGCTGATCGGCGTCGGCACGGTTATGCTCCTGCCGTTCGCGTGGCTGGTCTGCGCCGCGTTCAAGGACGCCGCCGTCCTGAACGACTACACGTTTTTGCCGCCGGTCGACAAGATCTCCAACAAGACCGTCAACCTGAAGAACTTCGAGACGTTGCTGGGGGAGAAGCAGACCGTCCAAGGACCCGTCAACTTCTGGCGGTACGTCGCCAACAGCCTTTTCCTGGCCTCGGCCGGCACGTTCATCTCGCTCGTGTTCAGCTCGATGGGCGGTTACGCCTTGGCCAAGTACCGCTTTGCCGGTCGCGGGCCGCTCATCACGTTCATGCTCGCGTCCATGACAATTCCGGGCGTGGTCCTGCTCGCGCCGAACTTCGAGATCATCTGGCGGCTGGGGTGGATGGACACGTACAAGGCGCTGCTCGTCCCAGGGTGCGTCAGCGCGTTCGGCATCTTCCTGTTCCGCCAGGCGATCATTGGCGTGCCAAACGACCTGATCGAGGCCGGGCGGATCGACGGGTGCAGCGAGTTCCGAATCTACATGACGCTGATCATGCCGCTCGTGCGGCCGATGACCGGCGCGTTCTGCCTGATCAGCTTTCTTGGCGCGTGGAACGCGTTCCTCGGGCCGAACATCTTCTTGCAGAGCCAGCAGAAGCTAACGCTGCCGGTCGTGCTGAACCAGTACATCGGCGAGTACAGCCAGCAGTATGGGGTGTTCCTCGCCGGCACGCTGCTGGCGATCATCCCGCCGGCGGTGCTGTTCCTCAGCCTGCAGCGGGAGTTCATCGGCGGACTGACCAGTGGGGCCGTGAAGCAGTAG
- a CDS encoding sugar ABC transporter permease, with protein sequence MSNPTLTPTATIPQTAGIAAATAVVPKQQRRTGGGWRWKVRVTPYLFLLPYVLTTLVFFLYPLLHATVLAFFQTSGPGRRVFVGTENFTFVLADPDFRKALFNTCLFAVASIAVQLPLSLGLAMLLNAKHGRMKAFFRLAIFAPNLVGQVFVGILFAMLFTPRYGLFNRFLHELIGWGLEMRWLGDPALVMPAVVIASLWLYVGFNMIYFLAALQNVDQSLVEAARIDGADPWDIFLNVTLPSIAPVVTFVVVTSTIGSFQLFELPYTLLQGFGPNNSGLTVVGYLYNYAFDSGDLGTAAAVGWLLTFVILMVSLAQIRLSRKVSDD encoded by the coding sequence ATGTCCAACCCCACGCTCACCCCGACCGCCACGATCCCCCAGACCGCCGGCATCGCCGCGGCCACCGCCGTGGTGCCTAAGCAGCAGCGCCGGACAGGTGGGGGTTGGCGATGGAAGGTGCGGGTCACGCCGTACCTGTTCCTGCTGCCGTACGTCCTGACGACGCTCGTCTTCTTCCTCTACCCGCTGCTCCACGCGACCGTGCTGGCCTTCTTCCAGACCAGTGGCCCGGGCCGGCGCGTGTTTGTCGGGACTGAGAACTTCACGTTCGTGCTGGCCGATCCGGACTTCCGCAAGGCCCTGTTCAACACGTGCCTGTTCGCCGTGGCTTCGATCGCGGTGCAGCTGCCGCTCAGCCTTGGGTTGGCCATGCTGCTGAACGCAAAGCACGGACGGATGAAGGCGTTCTTCCGGCTGGCGATCTTCGCGCCCAACCTCGTCGGCCAGGTCTTCGTGGGCATCCTCTTCGCGATGCTCTTCACGCCACGCTACGGGCTGTTCAACCGGTTCCTCCACGAACTAATCGGGTGGGGCCTAGAGATGCGCTGGCTCGGCGACCCGGCGCTTGTCATGCCCGCGGTCGTAATCGCGTCCCTGTGGCTGTACGTCGGGTTCAACATGATCTACTTCCTGGCGGCGCTACAGAACGTCGACCAGAGCCTGGTGGAGGCCGCCCGGATCGACGGCGCCGACCCGTGGGACATCTTCCTGAACGTCACGCTGCCGTCGATCGCGCCCGTCGTGACGTTCGTCGTCGTGACCAGCACGATCGGGTCGTTCCAGCTGTTCGAGTTGCCCTATACCCTGCTGCAGGGGTTCGGCCCGAACAACAGCGGGCTGACCGTGGTTGGGTACCTGTACAACTACGCGTTCGACAGCGGCGACCTAGGCACCGCGGCGGCGGTGGGGTGGCTGCTCACGTTCGTCATCCTCATGGTCAGCCTTGCCCAGATCCGGCTGTCGCGCAAGGTCTCGGACGATTAA
- a CDS encoding ABC transporter substrate-binding protein has translation MGFPYGTAPLVILLIAIVSGAAAMLSEATSPRADGRPDLIFATFSKEHAAAYQPAVERFELEHGVDVQLQVVSQRALQGRLQSSMQVGADVPDMVELLDGTLGVFAKGPVEDVGFVDLTEHVHREGLYDRLVTSRFGKWSSRGHIFALPHDVHSVMLAYRRDLVEDLGIDVSMLTTWDEFCRVGREVVTKDLTGDGVPDRYMIDLPADGGDALRLLMLQRGGAMFDEAGNVAFDNPAAVDVIDWYVRRVAGEDRISFPAGWGQNLAKAMTDGLVLFYICPDWRLKQFESDVPSLAGKMALMPVPAWEPGARRTTTWGGTGLAITKQCGNPDLAWKLAMHLYYDPAQLGERFAQTLILPPLKQAWTEPQIDAPSPVFSGMRVGRAYADLATQVPEEQSSAYMTLAVAKLSEAYNNALAHFQAGGEANLHEVARNELKSAAGRVRTVMERNRFLRDGAEIPVAAAAGTAKGVR, from the coding sequence ATGGGTTTTCCGTACGGCACCGCGCCGCTCGTCATCCTGCTGATCGCGATCGTGTCCGGCGCCGCCGCGATGCTGTCGGAGGCGACGTCCCCCCGCGCCGACGGGCGGCCCGACTTGATCTTCGCCACCTTCAGCAAGGAACACGCCGCCGCCTACCAGCCGGCCGTGGAACGGTTCGAGCTGGAGCATGGCGTGGACGTGCAACTGCAGGTCGTCAGCCAGCGGGCCCTGCAGGGTCGTCTGCAGTCGTCCATGCAGGTCGGGGCCGACGTGCCGGACATGGTCGAGCTGTTGGACGGCACGCTCGGCGTGTTCGCCAAGGGGCCGGTGGAGGACGTCGGCTTCGTCGACCTCACGGAGCACGTGCACCGGGAGGGGTTGTACGACCGTCTGGTCACCAGCCGGTTCGGCAAGTGGTCGAGCCGCGGGCACATCTTCGCGCTGCCGCACGACGTCCACTCGGTCATGCTCGCCTACCGCCGCGACCTGGTGGAGGACTTGGGCATCGACGTGTCGATGCTGACGACGTGGGACGAATTCTGTCGCGTGGGTCGCGAGGTGGTCACGAAGGACCTGACGGGCGACGGGGTGCCGGACCGTTACATGATCGACCTGCCCGCCGACGGCGGCGACGCGCTGCGGCTGCTGATGCTGCAGCGGGGCGGGGCGATGTTCGACGAGGCCGGGAACGTCGCGTTCGACAACCCGGCGGCCGTCGACGTGATCGACTGGTACGTCCGCCGCGTCGCCGGGGAGGATCGGATCTCGTTCCCGGCCGGGTGGGGGCAAAACCTGGCCAAGGCCATGACCGACGGCCTGGTCCTGTTCTACATCTGCCCCGACTGGCGGTTGAAGCAGTTCGAGTCGGACGTGCCCTCGCTGGCCGGCAAGATGGCCTTAATGCCAGTGCCGGCGTGGGAACCGGGCGCACGCCGTACCACCACGTGGGGCGGCACGGGGCTGGCGATCACGAAGCAGTGCGGGAACCCGGATCTAGCGTGGAAGCTGGCAATGCACCTGTACTACGACCCGGCCCAGCTGGGTGAGCGGTTCGCCCAGACGCTGATCCTACCCCCGCTGAAGCAGGCGTGGACGGAACCGCAGATCGACGCGCCGAGCCCGGTCTTCAGCGGCATGCGCGTCGGGCGCGCGTACGCCGACCTGGCGACGCAGGTGCCCGAGGAGCAGTCGAGCGCATACATGACGCTGGCGGTTGCGAAGCTGAGCGAGGCGTACAACAACGCGTTGGCGCATTTCCAGGCGGGTGGCGAGGCGAACCTGCACGAGGTCGCGCGTAATGAGCTGAAGTCCGCAGCGGGCCGCGTGCGGACCGTGATGGAGCGAAATCGCTTTCTGCGCGACGGCGCCGAGATCCCCGTCGCGGCGGCGGCCGGTACGGCCAAGGGGGTGCGGTGA
- a CDS encoding LacI family DNA-binding transcriptional regulator, whose product MTISDVAKICGVTPATVSRVLNGKKKFSASEAVREKIQDTARKLGYVPDLAARNLNRNSSHIIGLFASPLTHVAEGINDSLLEGIAEVLHAGGYDVFFELGAVSRRSAALPFWRFDGAILMQAPKPETVAELDHRRVSYVCVNEQTGNPAAAILADDAMGMRRAVDHLAMLGHRRFAYANARASYFSHYSVTERYETLIQSIRTNDLELAGGHEVPFTVPTDFLRNAVRVHGATAIITYDHHIAVMLVGAAHALGLRLPEDFSLICFNDVFPVALLGPPLTAIAVSGREMGRLGADLLLNVLEAGGTRPTTRDIRVPEDLIVRGSTAPPPTRT is encoded by the coding sequence GTGACCATTAGCGACGTGGCGAAGATCTGCGGCGTAACGCCCGCGACGGTCAGCCGCGTCCTCAACGGCAAGAAGAAGTTCAGCGCGAGCGAAGCGGTGCGCGAGAAGATCCAGGACACCGCCCGCAAGCTCGGGTACGTGCCGGACCTGGCGGCCCGGAACCTCAACCGGAACAGTTCGCACATCATCGGTCTGTTCGCCTCCCCGCTCACCCACGTCGCTGAGGGGATCAACGATTCGCTGCTCGAAGGCATCGCCGAGGTGCTGCACGCCGGCGGCTACGACGTCTTCTTCGAGCTCGGCGCCGTAAGCCGCCGCAGCGCGGCGCTGCCGTTCTGGCGGTTCGACGGGGCGATCCTGATGCAAGCCCCCAAGCCCGAGACCGTGGCCGAACTGGACCACCGGCGGGTGTCGTACGTGTGCGTGAACGAGCAGACGGGCAACCCCGCTGCCGCCATCCTCGCCGACGACGCCATGGGCATGCGGCGGGCGGTCGACCACCTGGCGATGCTCGGCCACCGCCGCTTCGCCTACGCCAACGCCCGAGCCAGCTACTTCAGCCACTACAGCGTCACCGAGCGGTACGAGACGCTCATCCAAAGCATCCGGACGAACGACCTTGAGCTCGCCGGTGGTCACGAGGTGCCCTTTACGGTCCCGACCGATTTCCTGCGAAATGCGGTACGCGTCCACGGGGCGACGGCGATCATCACGTACGATCATCACATCGCGGTCATGCTCGTGGGCGCGGCGCACGCGCTGGGCCTGCGGCTCCCCGAGGACTTCAGCCTGATCTGCTTCAACGACGTTTTCCCCGTCGCGCTGCTCGGCCCACCGTTGACGGCGATCGCCGTCAGCGGTCGCGAGATGGGCCGGCTGGGCGCCGACCTGCTGTTGAACGTGCTTGAGGCCGGGGGGACGCGGCCGACGACCCGGGACATCCGCGTGCCGGAAGACCTGATCGTCCGCGGCTCGACCGCGCCACCTCCCACGCGGACGTAG
- a CDS encoding endo-1,4-beta-xylanase: MLTSLFTILIVAAAYLVMINRVHVALPAVTDEMRLLADGDGAVSALALQGSQTQLGSVQVTEHDLMDVLGQDVMVDWYKLAQVADRERKLYLNDFGIFDSGLGQNAHQDHFFETLETLQTKGTTLDGIGIRSRIAADAPPSEALQTLDRFSTLGLPIESTELSINFEDRQLQADYLRGFMTALLSHPNVEGVMLWGFWSGRHWRPDAALWARDWTKRPIGQAFPDLLDTTWTTKASSLTADANGQAQVRGFLGAYDVTVTTPDGRTMTAMAGLTADGATVNVVVGAAVRAPTSGGALAAMGASEVEEGAGTR, encoded by the coding sequence ATGCTGACGTCCTTGTTCACCATCCTGATCGTCGCGGCGGCCTACCTCGTGATGATCAACCGGGTCCACGTGGCCCTGCCGGCCGTTACCGACGAGATGCGGCTGCTGGCCGACGGCGATGGGGCGGTGTCGGCTCTGGCCCTGCAGGGGAGTCAGACGCAGCTCGGAAGCGTGCAGGTGACCGAGCATGACCTCATGGACGTGCTGGGGCAGGACGTGATGGTCGATTGGTACAAGCTTGCGCAGGTGGCCGACCGCGAGCGCAAGCTGTACCTGAACGACTTCGGCATCTTCGACAGCGGCCTGGGCCAGAACGCTCACCAGGACCATTTCTTTGAGACGCTGGAGACGCTGCAGACCAAGGGCACCACCTTGGACGGCATCGGCATCCGGTCGCGCATTGCCGCCGACGCGCCCCCGTCGGAAGCGCTGCAGACGCTCGACCGGTTCTCGACCTTGGGCCTGCCGATCGAGTCGACAGAGCTCAGCATCAACTTCGAGGACCGCCAACTACAGGCCGACTATTTGCGAGGTTTCATGACGGCCCTGCTCTCGCACCCAAACGTCGAGGGGGTGATGCTGTGGGGGTTCTGGTCCGGCCGACACTGGCGCCCCGACGCGGCCCTGTGGGCTCGCGACTGGACGAAACGACCGATCGGCCAAGCCTTCCCCGACCTGCTCGACACGACTTGGACGACGAAGGCGTCGTCGCTCACGGCCGACGCGAACGGGCAGGCGCAGGTTCGCGGGTTCCTCGGTGCGTACGACGTCACCGTGACGACGCCCGATGGGCGAACGATGACCGCGATGGCGGGGCTGACTGCGGACGGCGCCACGGTGAACGTCGTGGTGGGCGCCGCGGTTCGCGCGCCCACGTCTGGCGGGGCGCTAGCCGCGATGGGGGCCTCCGAGGTTGAGGAAGGAGCGGGAACACGATGA
- a CDS encoding prepilin-type N-terminal cleavage/methylation domain-containing protein, translating to MRRHDIRDRLIGRLGFTLVELLVVIGIIALLISMLLPALNRARAAANTVACLANLRSIGQGITLYTNGNKGSLPYGFWDGGFNPATGVAGGFDGSKAGDWTILIQSYITNKAGANYDENFATGGITGRTRAVFRCAEAPNDDSADSANNTLSHFASHPRLMPSLDGYWGTQVDPQTGKRRVPYKISRVKRSQEIILIYDAALSQTGAGGWTAGSSPVGSRMDRYRLTYQTNLTDNYAGVPSWFHPGSAVDITSDSGLTNRDGADNAGNFRFRHNKDRACNTLMVDGHAETFTFKNGTQGQLLRGSINVNP from the coding sequence ATGCGTCGTCACGACATCCGCGACCGCCTGATTGGCCGCCTTGGTTTCACCCTGGTGGAACTGCTCGTTGTAATCGGAATTATTGCCTTGCTCATTTCGATGCTACTGCCGGCGCTCAATCGCGCCCGTGCTGCGGCCAACACTGTCGCTTGTTTAGCTAATCTTCGGTCGATTGGGCAGGGCATCACGCTTTACACGAACGGCAACAAGGGCTCGCTGCCATACGGGTTCTGGGATGGCGGGTTCAACCCGGCCACTGGAGTGGCCGGTGGTTTCGACGGTAGCAAGGCAGGCGACTGGACGATCCTGATTCAGAGCTACATCACGAACAAGGCCGGTGCCAACTACGACGAGAACTTCGCGACCGGCGGCATCACTGGCAGGACGCGCGCGGTCTTCCGTTGCGCTGAGGCGCCAAACGACGACTCGGCCGACTCGGCGAACAATACGTTGAGCCACTTTGCCAGTCACCCGCGGCTCATGCCGTCGCTGGACGGGTACTGGGGCACGCAGGTCGACCCGCAGACCGGGAAGCGCCGTGTGCCGTACAAGATTTCGCGCGTGAAGCGCAGCCAGGAAATCATCCTCATCTACGATGCAGCCCTATCGCAGACAGGCGCAGGCGGATGGACCGCCGGGTCGTCCCCCGTCGGATCACGTATGGACAGGTACCGCCTTACCTATCAGACCAACCTGACCGACAACTACGCCGGCGTGCCATCGTGGTTCCACCCGGGAAGCGCGGTCGACATCACGTCCGACTCAGGCTTAACGAATCGCGACGGGGCCGACAACGCTGGCAACTTCCGATTCCGGCATAACAAGGACAGGGCGTGCAACACGCTCATGGTCGACGGTCACGCCGAGACCTTCACGTTCAAGAACGGCACGCAGGGCCAACTGTTGCGTGGCTCCATCAACGTCAACCCGTAA